The Porphyromonas pogonae genome segment CCTCAAAGCTATTGCTCATTGCTTCGATAACTGCTCTTGCTCCCAAATAGCTTCCGCCTATACCTATACTTATAACATAGTCGCATTCCGATCTTAGAGTTTGTGCTACTGACTCGATTTTGTCAAAATCATGGTCTGATATTTCAGCCGGTAAATTCAACCACCCGATGTAATCATTGCCCGCCCCGGTACCTTTGTGAAGGTACTCCATATATTGCTTGCTCTTGTTTTCCCAAGCATTGATTTCTTCTTGAGATACAAAAGATAATATTCCTTTTAAATCTAATTTAATATTATTCATAATAATATTCTTTGTATAATTTATTTAAAATTTTGCGCTAGTTTCAGTATTGCTTCTTTAGCAGGTGCTTTTTCATACAGTATCTCATATACTGTACTCATTATCGGCATATTTACTTGATATCTTTTATTTAATTCCCGTATACAATTGGCTCCATAGTAACCTTCTGCGATCATTGCCATTTCCATCTGCGCCGCTTTGACACTATAACCTTTGCCGATCATGTTGCCAAAAGTTCTGTTGCGACTATAATTGGAGTATGCGGTAACTAATAAATCTCCGAGATATACAGATTCTGTAATATCTCTACCCAAGAGGTGTACAGTGTTGACAAAACTATTCATTTCAGATATAGCATTTGATATTAATACAGACTGAAAGTTGTCGCCATAACTCAATCCATTACAAATACCTGCAGCAATAGCATATATATTCTTCAATACTGATGCATACTCGATACCTACAACATCTTTGCTGATAGCGCATCTTACAAAGTCATTAGAGAGGGTACTTGCTACTATGCTCGCTTTATTGATATCGAAACACCCTACAGTGAGGTAAGACATTCTTTCTTTCGCCACTTCCTCCGCATGGCACGGGCCTGATACCACCCCGATCATATCCATGGGCACATCCATTATATCCTGCAAATAGTCAGATACAAGTAGATTCTCATCCGGTACAATACCTTTAATTGCATTGATGAAAAGCTTACTTTTTGTACTCGAAGTTCTTACCCGTTTGAGGAATTGTTTTATAAACGGAGAGGGCACGGCTAATATGACAGTGTCACTTGCCCTGAAAAAAGAATTAATATCAGAATCTGAGAAAAACTTGATTTTAGAAGTGTCAAATTCTGCTCCCGGGAGATATTTGGAATTTCTTCCGGTCTTTTTTATTTCGTCAATTTGCTTTGATGTACGCAATAGCCAATTAATTTTAGGCTCAGATTTTAGTACAATCTTCGCTAGGGCAGTTGCCCAACTGCCCCCTCCCAAAATGCCGATATTACCAACCTCATTCATCAAAACATTTCGATTTAAATATTACAATTGACTTTATCATAAAATCATTAATAGCTATGATTAGTTCAGCCAATTGCTTACAATATCAAGATTGAGAGATTCTATATCTAATTTATATTTCTTTTTTAGATCCATCAAAGATTGCAATAATCTCCCCGGTTTATCTTTTTCTTTGAGCATATCTTCCACGGTAAGGTATCCTGCTTTATGCAATACAGGTACCCATTCTTCAGGTACACCCTTTTGTGCAAATACCTCTTTACTATCTTTAGGCAATACTTTTTCCGGTCTCATTTGAGGGAATAGAAGCACTTCCTGTATACTTTCTTGACCTGTAATTAACATCACTAGTCTATCCATCCCTATACCCATACCGCTTGTGGGTGGCATGCCGTATTCAAGAGATCTGAGGAAGTCCTGATCAATATACATCGCTTCATCGTCACCTTTCTCAGATAATTTAAGTTGTTCTTCAAATCTATCACGCTGATCCAGAGGGTCATTTAGCTCAGAGTATGCATTAGCAATTTCCTTACCATTGACCATGAGCTCGAAACGTTCTGTCAATTCCGGATTATTCCTATGTTCTTTAGTAAGTGGAGACATCGACTTGGGATAATCTGTGATAAATGTAGGTTGTATGTAAGTACCTTCACATTTTTCTCCGAAGATTTCATCAATGAGCTTTCCTTTACCCATTGTCTCATCTGCTTCTATATTGAGCTTTTTACATACTTCACGCAATTCATCTTCATTCATGTTACTGATGTCAATACCGGTATTCTCCTTTATGGCATCAATCATTGTAACTCGCTTGTAGGGCGCTTTAAAGTCTATTTCTTTATCTCCTACTTTTACTTTGGTTGTTCCGAGGACCTCCATGCATATATGTTCCAGCATTTGTTCGGTAAAACTCATCATCCAATTGTAATCCTTGTAAGAAACGTATATTTCCATGGCTGTAAACTCAGGATTGTGAGTCCTGTCCATGCCCTCATTGCGGAAGTTTCTGCTGAATTCGTATACTCCTTCAAATCCGCCTACTATAAGTCTTTTGAGGTAAAGCTCATTTGCAATACGGAGATACAACGGCATGTCCAATGCATTGTGATGGGTAATAAATGGACGAGCTGCAGCTCCACCGGGGATAGGCTGCAATACCGGAGTATCTACTTCTATGTAACCTCTTTCATTAAAGAAGTTACGCATAGCATTGAATATCTTAGTTCTTTTTAAGAATATATCTTTTATATGGTCGTTTACTACCAGGTCTACATATCTTTGGCGATAGCGCATTTCTGCATCGCTGAAAGCATCATATACCACTCCATCTTTTACTTTGACCACCGGAAGGGGTTTCAAGCTTTTGGATAGGAATGTAAATTCTTGCGCATGGACTGATATTTCACCCATCTGGGTTCTAAATACAAAGCCTTTAATTCCAATGAAATCACCAATATCAAGTAGTTTTTTCAGAACGGTGTTATACAGGGTCTTATCTTCTCCCGGGCAGATGTCGTCACGAGTCACATATATCTGGACACGCCCTTCAGAGTCCTGGAGTTCAAGAAAAGAAGCTTTACCCATGATTCGTTTACCCATAACACGCCCTGCGATGCTTACTTCCCTTTGGGGCGCATCATCTTTGAATGTGTCTAAAATTTCTTTTGAATAAGCTGTAACTGGGTATTCTTCAGCCGGATACGGGTTGATCCCAATAGCTTTCAATTCTTCGAGGCTCTGCCTTCTTATTATCTCCTGTTCACTAAGTTCTAAAATATTCATCTTTATATATTCGATATGAATGAAAGCTTGTATGATATGATAAAAAGTTCGGATCCATATACAATACAAGCTTTCCCTAAGCTATAAATTTACACAAAGATAGTTTTAATTAGTCAAAATACTAAATGCGTTCGAGCACTAAATCAATAAGACCCTCAATGCTACCTTTATAATTGGTATTCATATTTTCAGCTCTCCTTCCTGCGATGATACAACACACTGTCATAGCTCTATGTCCCATAAGGGCTGATAGACCTGCAAGCGATGAGCTTTCCATTTCATAGTTAGTGATGTGTTTGTCTTCAAAATTGAAGCTCTCAATCTTTTGATTGAGCTTGGGGTCTCTGAGAGCTAAGCGCAATTGACGCCCTTGCGGACCATAGAACCCATTAGCAGCTATGGTATTGCCTCGTAGTATATCATTTTGTGTTATTTGTTCAATGAGTGAGTTGTCCGATTTTACCACATAAGGTTTGAGACCCTCTATTTTCCAATCCAGTTGTTCCAGCAATGCTTCCTCAAACTTTTCATCTCTTACGCGTCCGCTGTGAGCATAAAAATAAAGTACTCCGTCAAAACCAATACTTCTTTCAGCGGCTACATAAGTGCCTATAGGACATTCTTCTTGTAACCCTCCAGAAGTACCCACACGTACCAGTGTCAGTTGTTTGAAGTCATCCTTTACTTCTCGGGTATTGAAGTCAATATTGGCCAAAGCATCAAGCTCATTCATCACAATATCAATATTGTCTGTGCCTATCCCGTGGCTTAGCACTGTGATACGTTTGCCTTTGTATACACCTGTTATTGTATGAAACTCTCTGCTACTGATGTTGCATTCTATCGAGTCAAACCGTTGAGCCACCATATCTACTCTGCTCGGATCTCCTACCAAAAAAATCTTATCTGATAATTGTTCCGGTTTAATATGCAGATGAAACACTGATCCATCTTCATTTATTATGAGCTCTGATGGTGGTATAATTCTTTTATTTTCCATAATATGTAGTTTTTAAAATATAAGTGTGATTAGTTGTTTCTTAGTTCTAACTCTCTTGTTTCTAATATGAGAGTTTGCAATTTTTGCTTTGCAGTCTCTTGCTTCTTCTCAAGTGCCACTATATCAGGAGTAAGCTGTGCTTTTTGTTCTGCTGAGCCTTCGGTGTATTTCTTTCTCAGTGAAAGTAGGTTTGTCTCAGTGATATTCAGCTCTTTCTGTAATTTCATCACTTCAGAAAATCGCTCCAATGCCATTGAGCTTTTGAAATCTTTGAGATAATGATATACCCTGTTTCCCGTAATTACAAAGTCAAACTCATATTCTTCCTTGGGCGATTCCTGTTTATTGTTTGATATTTCTGAGTTTTTTTCAGAAGTGTCTTTCAGTTCTTTCATGCTCTTGAGAGTAGCCCACATTTTTTTTACATCCGGATTGTCATCTGCTACAGGTATAAACTCCTTGTTTTGTACAAAGGTGTATATGACTACAGAATCAGAAGACTGATACCGATCACTGACAAGATAGCCAATATTCTTAGCATTGTCAAAAGCTAATATATAGTCATTGAATGGTGAGTTGAAGGGCATTCCCAAGTGGGACGGCTCTAAGTATTCATTGTTGTCAAGATTGAATCTCGAGAAATATATGTCGTATCCACCTAGTCCATCCTCAGCATTCCGTGCAAAGTAAAGAGTAGTTCCGTCTTGTCTTATAAACGGAAAGTTTTCGTCTGCTGTGCTGTTGAGCTTGTCTATAGCTACGGGAGTAGACCACTTACCTCCTATAATACTTGATGTATAAAGATTGAGCGAACTGTCATTGCTTTGTTGAGATGAAAATACTTTATTGCTCTGCAACCCATTTATACATGCAGTCGCAATACTGCCTTTGTTTAGTGTTGTGACTTCTTGTTTTTGTAGAGTACCTTCGCCATGAGATAGTCTGATCGCTTTGAGCATTTCATGTTTGGGATAAACTGTACTATCAATTATGGTGAGTCGTTCTGTCTTATCAAGTAGCTTCTCTGCCTTGGATATCTTTTTTTCCAGTATCATTGCTTGATGAGGAACTTCTTTCTTCCGTTTTTTGAGTGGAGCCGTATATTTTTCCAAAGAAGCTTTGGCTTTACCAAAATCATAGTTGTAATAATAGGCCTCGGCAAGATAGATATGTCCTTGAGCACCCAATTTGGGTGCTAATGACTGAAAGAGGGTTAAAGCTATCTCAGGTTTGCCGTTATGTAGAGTGGCTTGCGCAATTAATAACTTGATATTCTTGTCTTTGGGGTTTTGGCTCTCTAGCTGCCTGGCCATAGTGAGGCTTTGCGCATAATTGCCATTGTTATAAAGATTCTGAGCCTCTTCAAGACTTTGTCCCGTGGCGTAGTAACAATTATATGAAAATAATGACAATCCCAGGCACATTATTCCCATTACTTTTTTTATCAAATTACGTTTCTTCATCTAAAGAGTATTAATATTATTAGGGGAAGTAACTCTTACAGATGTAAAGATACACAATTTTATATTGCTTGCTATGGCTGCGTATGCTGTCTAATGGATACTTTATACTATATGTGAAGCATGATTAACAGTTTTCGAGAGAACAAGATGTATTCTCAGGATCAAGTTCTATAGTCAGATGCTCTATGTGATATTGTGCAGCAACATCCCTGATTTCTCTTTTGAATGCGGCTATTGTTTCAGGGGTACAGATTTTGTTACATCGATAAACTACGTGTATAGTCATAATGTGACTCTCACCATCCAATGTCCAAAGATGTATATCATGAACAGAACATACATTAGGTATCTCCAAAATTTTGGTTTCCAGCCCGGCTCGATCTACATCTGTAGGTACTCCTTGAAGCAATATTTTGAACGATTCCCTTAGATTGCGGTATACATTGTATAGTATCCACATTGTAATGCATAGTGATAATATGGGGTCCAATATAGGCACTTTTACAAACATCATTACCAAACTTACGATAAGTACTGCTATCCATCCCAATACATCTTCCAGCATATGGAGCATTACTGCTCGTTCGCTGAGCGAGTGTCCTAAGCGTAATCTCAATACTGCTGCACCATTTATGATCACACCGAATATTGCTAGAATAAGCATACCTTTGGCTTTAGGTTCTGATGGGTCGATGAGGCGCTCTACAGAAGCAATGATAACAAATACAGATCCCACGAGTAGTAAGATAGAAATGAGCAGTGCGCCCAGTAAAGCAAATCGCTTATAACCATAAGTAAAAGTAGCGTCACGGCCTTTCTTGGACAACTTCTGAAGTCGCCATGCGATACCCAGAGATATAGAGTCTCCGAAATCATGCAAAGCATCAGACATGATAGCCACACTTCCGGTATAGATACCTCCTACAAGTTCTATAATAGCAAAAAAGATATTCAGGAAAAAAGCCGTGAGTATATTGCCCTCACTGTGATGACCATGCATGTGGGTATGATGATGTCCTTGATGACTATGGTTGTGACCGTGGCAACAATGCATGTGCTCTTGTGATTTATCTATATCATTCATAATTGTCATCCATTTATTTATAATTACAAAATTAATTAATACTCTATCATATCCCATGACTACAGTATCCAAAAAATAAAAATACCCTCATGTAGGTATTGTATGATAAGGTCCCGGTTCAGCTCAATAACCTTGTATCTTACATTTACGGCCTTTGTTTACTTCGATTTATATTATATGCCGTGATAGTGATAATGTTTTTAAAAACTTTGCATCATATTTCCTTTTATTAATTCTTTATATAATTAACTTTGTTGTCTATTTGAATCCTTATATCGGAGTAATTAATTTTGTAATATGCAAAACGATTCCATAGTAATAATCCCCACTTACAACGAGCGAGAGAATATTGCTCAAATGATTGAGACCGTTTTTAGTCTACCCAAAGCCTTTGATATCCTCATTATTGATGACGGATCGCCTGACGGCACCGCGCAGATTGTAAAAACATTGCAATCCAATCACAGCAATCTATTCTTGGTCGAGCGTAGCGGTAAGTTGGGTTTAGGTACGGCATATATCGCAGGATTCAAATGGAGTCTTGCTCACAACTACGAATATATCTTTGAGATGGACTGTGATTTTAGTCATCCCCCCCATAAGCTTATTGACCTATACAATGCATGTGCGCAAGATGGGGCTGATGTAGCTATAGGATCCAGATATATAAAAGGTGGTAAGGTCAAGAACTGGCCTTTGGGTAGGATCATGATGAGTTACGGAGCATCTCTGTATGTAAAGGCTGTAACTTGGATGCCTGTCAATGACACTACTGCGGGTTTTGTTTGCTATAGGAGGCGTGTATTGGAATCTATAGACTTAGATTCTATACACTTCAAAGGATATGCCTTCCAGATCGAGATGAAGTATACAGCCAGGTGCCTTGGATTTAAAATCAAAGAAGTCCCTATTACTTTTGAAAATAGGGTATTGGGTACATCCAAGATGAATAGTTCTATTTTCGGAGAAGCATTTACCGGAGTACTCAAACTCCGATGGTGGCGTATGACCAATAAATTTCCTAAAAGAAACAGTCAGCAATGAGAATATATCTGAAGAATGCCACAATCATCAATGAGCGACAAACCTACCTTGGCTCAGTCATTATAGAGAATGAGTGGATATCACGCATTGTAAAAGCGGATGAGCAGGAGGCGGAATATGCAGAGTCCATGCACTTTGATGAAGTGATCGATTGTGAAGGACTGCTACTCATCCCGGGTTGCATTGATGATCAGGTACACTTCAGAGAACCCGGACTTACCAAGAAGGCCGATATTATGAGTGAGAGCCGTGCTGCTATTGCAGGCGGCGTTACGTCATTCATGGATATGCCCAATACCAACCCGCCTACTACTGTAACAGAACAACTCGATTATAAACTCCAAAGAGCGGCCGATACCTCTTGGGCAAACTATGCTTTCTTTTTTGGAGGTACCAATGATAATATCGAAGAAATCAAAAAAATAGATCCGCATAAAGTACCCGGGCTAAAGCTTTTTTTAGGCTCATCTACCGGCAACATGTTGGTCGACAACAAAGAGACCCTGAGCCGTATTTTCAAAGAAACAGATCTACTCATAGCCACTCATTGCGAAAAAGAAGAGATTATAAGGGCAAACAAGGAATTTTTCAAGAAAAAATATAATCAGGAAAATCTCAACATCTTTTTTCATCCCATAATCAGAAGTGCTGAGGCCTGCTATGAATCATCTTATGAGGCTGTATCTCTTGCACAGCAATATAATAGCCGATTGCATATCCTCCATATTTCTACAGCCAAAGAGTTGTCCTTGTTTCGCAATGATATTCCACTCAAGGACAAACGAATAACCTCTGAGGTCTGTGTGCATCACTTATGGTTCAGTGATCAGGACTATGAATCCTACGGCAATAAAATCAAATGGAACCCAGCTATCAAAACTATACAAGATAGAGACGCACTGCGCCAAGGGGTCAATAACAACCTGATTGATATCATTGCTACTGACCATGCCCCTCACCTGTGGGAGGAAAAGCAAGGCAATTGTCTCAGTGCTGCCAGTGGAGGTCCTCTTATTCAATATTCTCTGCTCACCATGCTCGAAATGGCTCGTAGCGGCATCTTTAGCCGTGAGACAGTGGTGGATAAGATGTGTCACCAACCTGCCGAACTTTTTCATATCCACAAGAGAGGATATATAAGAGAAGGTTATTACGCCGATCTTGTTCTTGTAAACCCCAATGCTCAATGCACAGTTGATAAATCATCGATACTCAGTAAGTGCGGATGGTCTCCTTTTGAAGGACAAACATTCTCACACGCAGTGGAGTATACCTTAGTCAATGGTTATATTGCCGTAAAGCAAGGTGTGGTTTCTGAGGAACGGCCTTCGGTAATGCCTTTGGTATTTTCGTAAACGCAAAAATCCCCCTGCGTTGGTATCTTATATGATGCAATCTTCATAGTATCCCAGCTATTATCCTGTAGTTATTACTCTACAGTTTTGCCCATTATTAAGCACCCTTTTTGAGGTTGTAGATGTTTTACCATTATATGTCTGGTCTATCTATCGCGATTTACCCTCCTGCATGACTTGTCATAGCCAAATGCATCTACATCTATCATTATGTCAGTATTTATATCTTTTATCATTTTTCATTTTAGTTTGTTTTAGCTCCATTTGCGGGCTATTGACAAATGGGGTGCTAATATTGTATCTTTGTAACCAAACGCTAAAAATATCTTCATAACTATCCATAGGCAATAACGAACTCATGAGTATGAAAGCAAATATCGTAAATATATCTAGTTATACCGAGGTTTATAGCCTTCATAACCATAGTATAAACGACGGGGGCATGCTTTCAATTATAGTAGGCAGAAAGCCATATAGAGACCGTTGCATAGCAGGCCAATTGCTTCGTTGCTTGCGAGATTCGCGCTTGGTCATTTACCTGAAGTAAACTCCCTGTGCACTCACTCTTAGCGCCTTGCACTTTACCTTCTCTGCCCGGTCAAAGTGTCTTTTGTCGGCTTTGCCTCCAAAATCCATGAGACTGTTGCAAAAGACAACAGTCTCATATAGGTAACCATGTAGCTATGAATCTTAGGTAAGTATACTCAGATACTTCTCATTATTACCGCTTTCCTATTTCTTGTATTATGAAGCTTTTTGTGTTACTATCGTTTTTCAGAACTCCTTATTGCTTTATCATAAATTCTTGTAGATAAGTCCATCGACTTATCATAGACGGATGACTGACTTATCCTATACGGTCAATTGACTTATCGTACACGATCGATCGCTTTATCCTATACAGTCATTGATCTTATCATATACGGATCATTGACTCATCATAATAGAATCAAATACATTGGAAGAGATATGCTTGATTTATACCGAGGAGTGAAAATATATAATATGTGGCCATGCCAACTTTTAATTATTTATTTTTGGCTTTAAAATTACCCCTACTGTTTATTTAGCTCTTATTTTTCTGCTATTTTAGGGTCGAAAATTGTGTTTCTTATTTAGACTTAGTCTAAATAAGTCATGACTTGTAACTAAGCTATACCTTATTTTAATTGATTTTTAGGCTTGTTAAATATATTTAATTGTAATTATCACAGTATGTTACTGCTATTACAAATACTAAAAATAAATGTATTCAAACTATCATTTTGTCAGAATGATATTCTATATTTCTTATGCAGAATATGCAAGCATCAGATGCGATAATTGAATGATTGTTATTATTTTGCTTATCGAGTAATTCCACCTTATGGTTTATAAAAGAGATAGGACATTTATCAAAGTTCAGCATGGTCAACTCTTTGCTGAACTGTTTGTTTTTCATAATATTTAATCTTAATCTGTTCCTAACAAAACAGATACATTTGGGTGTTTTCTATACGCAGGGTGATGTCACTTAACACCGTTGTATTTATACATAGCAATAATGTTTATAGGTTGAGACCGATTCATCTTATGCTTATATGCTTATTTATATCTAATTGATCTTGTCCTAATTATCATGAATGATGCCTATTTTCAATTAATAAATATTGGTAAATTCATGTTGTTATACTACAGGTTTAGTACTTTTGTCGGGACATTGTTTATTAATTGAGATTCAAATATGGATACCCGGGTAAGTCGATACTCCTTTAAAGGACATGCCTATATTTTAATTGCCACAGCCTTGTGGGGCATCAATGCACCCATAGGAAAGCAAGTGCTTAGCTACCTTGATGCTACCACAGTAGTAGGGTTTAGGTTATGTGGCGGGTTGATGTGCTTTTGGCTTCTTTCACTATTTTTACCAAGGGAGCATGTTGAGACCAGAGATAAAAGAGCATTATTACTTGCAGGTATTTTTGGGGCATTGCTCAACCAAGGGTTATTTATATTCGGCCTATCCAAAACATCACCCATCAATGCTTCTATCATTACTACTACGTCACCAATCATCACTATGATCTTAGCGGCTATCTTTCTCAAAGAGCCGGTAACACAAAAAAAGGTTTTAGGGGTGTTCATTGGTTTGGTAGGTGCCCTTGTACTTATTTTTACTAATCATGCGGCAGTAATATCCGGACAACAGGGTAGTATTTGGGGAGATATCATGGTCCTTATTGCCCAATTTTCATTTGCATTTTATCTGACTCGTTTCAGGGGCCTTATTGGTAAATACTCTGTAGTGACGTTGAACAAATATATGTTTTTGTCTTCATCGGTTTGTATCTTGCCTTTTGTGTTTATAAAATATCAAACAATCAATTGGGTGGATATTCCTCAAAATATTTGGTTAAGACTTGCATTCGTGGTGGTAGGTGCCACATTTCTTACTTATATTTTGATGATGTATGCCCAAAAGATGCTCAAGCCTACTATGCTGAGTATGTACAACTATGTACAACCTATTGTGTCTGCTATATATACGGTGGCAATAGGGATGGATACTTTTGGCCCGGACAAAATACTTGCAGTTGCACTTGTATTTGTAGGTGTCTATATTGTTACAACCAGCAA includes the following:
- a CDS encoding NAD(P)H-dependent glycerol-3-phosphate dehydrogenase, which gives rise to MNEVGNIGILGGGSWATALAKIVLKSEPKINWLLRTSKQIDEIKKTGRNSKYLPGAEFDTSKIKFFSDSDINSFFRASDTVILAVPSPFIKQFLKRVRTSSTKSKLFINAIKGIVPDENLLVSDYLQDIMDVPMDMIGVVSGPCHAEEVAKERMSYLTVGCFDINKASIVASTLSNDFVRCAISKDVVGIEYASVLKNIYAIAAGICNGLSYGDNFQSVLISNAISEMNSFVNTVHLLGRDITESVYLGDLLVTAYSNYSRNRTFGNMIGKGYSVKAAQMEMAMIAEGYYGANCIRELNKRYQVNMPIMSTVYEILYEKAPAKEAILKLAQNFK
- the lysS gene encoding lysine--tRNA ligase; its protein translation is MNILELSEQEIIRRQSLEELKAIGINPYPAEEYPVTAYSKEILDTFKDDAPQREVSIAGRVMGKRIMGKASFLELQDSEGRVQIYVTRDDICPGEDKTLYNTVLKKLLDIGDFIGIKGFVFRTQMGEISVHAQEFTFLSKSLKPLPVVKVKDGVVYDAFSDAEMRYRQRYVDLVVNDHIKDIFLKRTKIFNAMRNFFNERGYIEVDTPVLQPIPGGAAARPFITHHNALDMPLYLRIANELYLKRLIVGGFEGVYEFSRNFRNEGMDRTHNPEFTAMEIYVSYKDYNWMMSFTEQMLEHICMEVLGTTKVKVGDKEIDFKAPYKRVTMIDAIKENTGIDISNMNEDELREVCKKLNIEADETMGKGKLIDEIFGEKCEGTYIQPTFITDYPKSMSPLTKEHRNNPELTERFELMVNGKEIANAYSELNDPLDQRDRFEEQLKLSEKGDDEAMYIDQDFLRSLEYGMPPTSGMGIGMDRLVMLITGQESIQEVLLFPQMRPEKVLPKDSKEVFAQKGVPEEWVPVLHKAGYLTVEDMLKEKDKPGRLLQSLMDLKKKYKLDIESLNLDIVSNWLN
- a CDS encoding nucleoside phosphorylase translates to MENKRIIPPSELIINEDGSVFHLHIKPEQLSDKIFLVGDPSRVDMVAQRFDSIECNISSREFHTITGVYKGKRITVLSHGIGTDNIDIVMNELDALANIDFNTREVKDDFKQLTLVRVGTSGGLQEECPIGTYVAAERSIGFDGVLYFYAHSGRVRDEKFEEALLEQLDWKIEGLKPYVVKSDNSLIEQITQNDILRGNTIAANGFYGPQGRQLRLALRDPKLNQKIESFNFEDKHITNYEMESSSLAGLSALMGHRAMTVCCIIAGRRAENMNTNYKGSIEGLIDLVLERI
- a CDS encoding cation diffusion facilitator family transporter; translated protein: MNDIDKSQEHMHCCHGHNHSHQGHHHTHMHGHHSEGNILTAFFLNIFFAIIELVGGIYTGSVAIMSDALHDFGDSISLGIAWRLQKLSKKGRDATFTYGYKRFALLGALLISILLLVGSVFVIIASVERLIDPSEPKAKGMLILAIFGVIINGAAVLRLRLGHSLSERAVMLHMLEDVLGWIAVLIVSLVMMFVKVPILDPILSLCITMWILYNVYRNLRESFKILLQGVPTDVDRAGLETKILEIPNVCSVHDIHLWTLDGESHIMTIHVVYRCNKICTPETIAAFKREIRDVAAQYHIEHLTIELDPENTSCSLENC
- a CDS encoding polyprenol monophosphomannose synthase; translation: MQNDSIVIIPTYNERENIAQMIETVFSLPKAFDILIIDDGSPDGTAQIVKTLQSNHSNLFLVERSGKLGLGTAYIAGFKWSLAHNYEYIFEMDCDFSHPPHKLIDLYNACAQDGADVAIGSRYIKGGKVKNWPLGRIMMSYGASLYVKAVTWMPVNDTTAGFVCYRRRVLESIDLDSIHFKGYAFQIEMKYTARCLGFKIKEVPITFENRVLGTSKMNSSIFGEAFTGVLKLRWWRMTNKFPKRNSQQ
- a CDS encoding dihydroorotase, giving the protein MRIYLKNATIINERQTYLGSVIIENEWISRIVKADEQEAEYAESMHFDEVIDCEGLLLIPGCIDDQVHFREPGLTKKADIMSESRAAIAGGVTSFMDMPNTNPPTTVTEQLDYKLQRAADTSWANYAFFFGGTNDNIEEIKKIDPHKVPGLKLFLGSSTGNMLVDNKETLSRIFKETDLLIATHCEKEEIIRANKEFFKKKYNQENLNIFFHPIIRSAEACYESSYEAVSLAQQYNSRLHILHISTAKELSLFRNDIPLKDKRITSEVCVHHLWFSDQDYESYGNKIKWNPAIKTIQDRDALRQGVNNNLIDIIATDHAPHLWEEKQGNCLSAASGGPLIQYSLLTMLEMARSGIFSRETVVDKMCHQPAELFHIHKRGYIREGYYADLVLVNPNAQCTVDKSSILSKCGWSPFEGQTFSHAVEYTLVNGYIAVKQGVVSEERPSVMPLVFS
- a CDS encoding DMT family transporter, which codes for MDTRVSRYSFKGHAYILIATALWGINAPIGKQVLSYLDATTVVGFRLCGGLMCFWLLSLFLPREHVETRDKRALLLAGIFGALLNQGLFIFGLSKTSPINASIITTTSPIITMILAAIFLKEPVTQKKVLGVFIGLVGALVLIFTNHAAVISGQQGSIWGDIMVLIAQFSFAFYLTRFRGLIGKYSVVTLNKYMFLSSSVCILPFVFIKYQTINWVDIPQNIWLRLAFVVVGATFLTYILMMYAQKMLKPTMLSMYNYVQPIVSAIYTVAIGMDTFGPDKILAVALVFVGVYIVTTSKINPKVK